The following proteins come from a genomic window of Actinomarinicola tropica:
- a CDS encoding sensor histidine kinase yields MTLDKGRPYWAEPRAADPPGPARRDWLLVAVVVVAATIETFAREDLVWSGISLVATVGVACLLPWRRVHPLVVLVAAFGTMSAIDVVALVLDVEWEGLNSAAVMLVLPYALTRWAAGREVGIGLLVMAVPLVLTAVDGQPAGDVVGGTIVLLLACAIGFAVRYAGELRAEEIAGLRSREREELARELHDTVAHHVSAIAVRAQAGRVVATARPEAAVDALSVIEEEATRALEEMRSMVGALRGGDQAVLRPQQGVRDLARLAQPGEGHGPRVTVTIAEDLGGLRPAVDAACFRLAQEAVTNALRHARRASMVQVRVDGDAEHVRLTVDDDGQGGGASGGATSGFGLVGMAERAKLLGGTFDAGPRPDGGWTVAATIPRRAVTT; encoded by the coding sequence GTGACACTCGACAAGGGCCGTCCCTACTGGGCGGAGCCACGGGCGGCCGACCCGCCCGGACCGGCACGGCGCGACTGGCTGCTCGTCGCCGTGGTCGTGGTGGCGGCGACGATCGAGACGTTCGCTCGCGAGGACCTGGTCTGGAGCGGCATCTCGCTCGTCGCGACCGTGGGCGTGGCGTGCCTGCTGCCGTGGCGCCGGGTGCACCCGCTGGTCGTGCTCGTGGCCGCCTTCGGGACGATGAGCGCCATCGACGTCGTGGCGCTCGTGCTCGACGTGGAGTGGGAGGGCCTCAACTCCGCCGCGGTCATGCTCGTCCTGCCCTACGCCCTGACGCGCTGGGCGGCGGGGCGGGAGGTCGGCATCGGCCTCCTCGTCATGGCGGTCCCGCTGGTGCTGACCGCGGTCGACGGCCAGCCCGCCGGCGACGTCGTCGGGGGGACGATCGTCCTGCTGCTCGCGTGCGCCATCGGCTTCGCCGTCCGCTACGCCGGGGAGCTGCGCGCCGAGGAGATCGCCGGACTGCGTTCCCGCGAGCGGGAGGAGCTGGCCCGCGAGCTGCACGACACCGTCGCCCACCACGTGTCCGCCATCGCCGTGCGCGCCCAGGCCGGGCGGGTCGTGGCGACCGCTCGACCCGAGGCCGCCGTCGACGCGCTGTCAGTGATCGAAGAGGAGGCGACCCGCGCCCTCGAGGAGATGCGCTCGATGGTCGGCGCGCTGCGCGGCGGCGACCAGGCCGTCCTCAGACCGCAGCAGGGCGTGCGCGACCTGGCCCGGCTCGCACAGCCCGGCGAGGGTCACGGGCCCCGGGTGACGGTCACGATCGCCGAGGACCTCGGCGGGCTGCGGCCCGCGGTCGACGCCGCCTGCTTCCGCCTGGCGCAGGAGGCGGTCACCAACGCCCTGCGCCACGCCCGACGGGCATCGATGGTGCAGGTGCGGGTCGACGGCGACGCCGAGCACGTGCGGCTCACGGTCGACGACGACGGCCAGGGCGGCGGCGCGTCGGGCGGTGCCACGTCGGGCTTCGGGCTCGTCGGCATGGCCGAGCGGGCCAAGCTCCTCGGCGGCACCTTCGACGCCGGTCCCCGCCCCGACGGCGGCTGGACGGTCGCCGCCACGATCCCCCGCCGGGCGGTCACGACATGA
- a CDS encoding response regulator: protein MTIRVLIADDQDIVRTGLRMILDAQPDIEVVADAADGRTAIELARRLRPDVCLVDIRMPEHDGIEVTRQLAGPDVDDPLAVVVITTFDMDEYVHGALKAGARGFLLKDAGPELLAQAVRSAANGDALIAPSVTARLLAAFSDIGSSARSPAVEPIDPLTEREEEVLVTVARGRTNAEIADDLSISLSTVKTHLASLMNKLGARNRVELAMWAYETDRVPARPSDT, encoded by the coding sequence ATGACCATCCGGGTGCTGATCGCCGACGACCAGGACATCGTCCGCACCGGCCTGCGGATGATCCTCGACGCCCAACCCGACATCGAGGTCGTGGCCGACGCGGCCGACGGGCGCACCGCGATCGAGCTCGCCCGCCGCCTCCGGCCCGACGTCTGCCTCGTCGACATCCGGATGCCCGAGCACGACGGCATCGAGGTCACCCGTCAGCTCGCAGGCCCCGACGTCGACGACCCGCTCGCCGTCGTCGTCATCACGACCTTCGACATGGACGAGTACGTGCACGGCGCGCTCAAGGCCGGGGCGCGCGGGTTCCTGCTGAAGGACGCCGGGCCCGAGCTGCTCGCCCAGGCGGTGCGCTCGGCGGCGAACGGCGATGCGCTCATCGCCCCGAGCGTGACCGCCCGTCTGCTGGCGGCGTTCTCCGACATCGGCTCCTCAGCCAGGTCGCCCGCGGTCGAGCCGATCGACCCCCTCACCGAGCGCGAGGAGGAGGTGCTCGTCACCGTCGCCCGGGGCCGCACCAACGCCGAGATCGCCGACGACCTCTCGATCAGCCTCAGCACCGTGAAGACCCACCTCGCGAGCCTCATGAACAAGCTCGGGGCTCGCAACCGGGTCGAGCTCGCCATGTGGGCCTACGAGACCGACCGGGTGCCGGCCCGACCGTCCGACACCTGA
- a CDS encoding dihydrofolate reductase family protein, whose protein sequence is MTHMCMSLDGFVAGPDDDPGELFDWYWVGDVEVPSARPDMTFQVDADSAAVLRELTSGCGALVAGRRLFDITDGWGDEHPVGAPVVVVTHRPPPDDAAGPLPRTTFTGSVQEGIATAKEIAGDRDVTIASADIIQQALNLGLVDELCISQIPVLFGSGLRYFGELVGDHVMLDDPIVVPGVRALHLRYPVRR, encoded by the coding sequence ATGACGCACATGTGCATGTCGCTCGACGGGTTCGTCGCCGGACCCGACGACGACCCGGGCGAGCTGTTCGATTGGTACTGGGTTGGCGACGTCGAGGTGCCGAGCGCACGTCCGGACATGACGTTCCAGGTCGACGCCGACAGCGCCGCCGTGCTGCGAGAGCTCACGTCCGGCTGCGGCGCGCTCGTCGCCGGCCGCCGCCTGTTCGACATCACCGACGGATGGGGTGACGAGCACCCCGTCGGCGCGCCGGTCGTGGTCGTCACACACCGGCCCCCGCCCGACGACGCCGCCGGGCCCCTCCCCCGCACGACCTTCACCGGCAGCGTCCAGGAGGGCATCGCCACGGCGAAGGAGATCGCCGGCGACCGGGACGTCACCATCGCCAGCGCCGACATCATCCAGCAGGCGCTGAACCTGGGCCTCGTCGACGAGCTGTGCATCAGCCAGATCCCCGTGCTGTTCGGGAGCGGCCTCCGCTACTTCGGCGAGCTGGTCGGCGACCACGTGATGCTCGACGACCCGATCGTCGTGCCCGGCGTCCGGGCGCTGCACCTGCGCTACCCCGTGCGCCGCTGA
- a CDS encoding ASCH domain-containing protein, whose amino-acid sequence MQFSAELRDRVADGSITVSYRLWSRRQVKVGGRYSVAGVTIVVDDVELVPLSSVTDEDLAQTGEADLESLRRRAAHAGPIDDDTLLHRIEFHVE is encoded by the coding sequence GTGCAGTTCAGCGCCGAGCTCCGGGACCGGGTGGCGGACGGGTCGATCACGGTCTCGTACCGGCTGTGGAGCCGTCGCCAGGTGAAGGTCGGCGGCCGCTACTCAGTGGCCGGCGTGACGATCGTCGTGGACGACGTCGAGCTGGTGCCGCTCTCGTCGGTCACCGACGAGGACCTGGCGCAGACCGGCGAGGCCGACCTCGAGTCGCTGCGCCGTCGCGCCGCCCACGCCGGCCCGATCGACGACGACACCCTGCTCCACCGCATCGAGTTCCACGTCGAGTAG
- a CDS encoding VOC family protein yields the protein MARLAHLNLTVADVEASMRFYAEHLGFDRVLARYDDGTVFVTDHEGFELAFHQGPSAADVGWHFGFTVAAPEEVEWIGARLEAVGVPLVDRHELPEYTGFKCQDPDGYWIEVYCEPR from the coding sequence ATGGCGCGGCTCGCCCACCTGAACCTCACGGTCGCTGACGTCGAGGCGTCGATGCGGTTCTACGCCGAGCACCTCGGGTTCGACCGCGTGCTCGCGCGCTACGACGACGGCACGGTGTTCGTGACCGACCACGAGGGGTTCGAGCTGGCGTTCCACCAGGGGCCGAGCGCCGCCGACGTCGGGTGGCACTTCGGCTTCACCGTCGCAGCCCCGGAGGAGGTCGAGTGGATCGGCGCCCGGTTGGAGGCGGTGGGGGTGCCCCTCGTCGATCGGCACGAGCTGCCGGAGTACACCGGCTTCAAGTGCCAGGACCCCGACGGGTACTGGATCGAGGTGTACTGCGAGCCACGCTGA
- a CDS encoding ribokinase: MSLVISLGSVNADFTVASPTNPAGPGTILASDLVRRSGGKAANVAVLARRLGADAVLLGCVGDDDLAVQALAGPRAEGVDLSSVRRRPGPTGYASIAVPPDGAKTIMLAPGANDAWGDEADAVAAEVGAAPAGSVLVVDLEVPGEVVDAALRAARERGVTTVVDPAPPARLADPLLPSIDHLTPDHHEAGELTGEDTSSVEGAQRAAAQLRRRGVHTAHVKLASGGCVTATPDGCWLVEAPEVEAVDATGAGDAFAGGLAWGLLEGRSTIDAAVLAVAASTIAVTEHGSQEAYPDRSALLAMAERVVVRDLDG, from the coding sequence GTGTCCCTCGTGATCTCGCTCGGCAGCGTGAACGCCGACTTCACCGTCGCCTCACCGACGAACCCGGCCGGCCCGGGCACCATCCTGGCGTCGGATCTGGTGCGGCGGTCCGGCGGCAAGGCGGCCAACGTGGCGGTGCTCGCCCGCCGGCTCGGAGCGGACGCGGTCCTGCTCGGCTGCGTCGGCGACGACGACCTGGCGGTCCAGGCGCTCGCCGGGCCCCGGGCCGAGGGCGTCGACCTCTCCTCGGTGCGCCGCCGGCCCGGCCCGACCGGCTACGCCAGCATCGCCGTGCCGCCGGACGGGGCGAAGACGATCATGCTCGCACCCGGGGCGAACGACGCGTGGGGGGATGAGGCGGACGCCGTCGCCGCGGAGGTCGGGGCGGCGCCGGCCGGGAGCGTCCTCGTGGTCGATCTCGAGGTGCCGGGCGAGGTGGTCGACGCCGCGCTGCGGGCCGCTCGCGAGCGCGGCGTGACCACTGTGGTCGACCCGGCCCCTCCGGCGCGGCTCGCCGACCCCCTCCTGCCGTCGATCGACCACCTCACCCCGGACCACCACGAGGCCGGCGAGCTGACCGGCGAGGACACGTCGTCGGTTGAGGGTGCGCAGCGGGCGGCGGCGCAGCTGCGACGGCGGGGCGTCCACACGGCGCACGTGAAGCTGGCGTCGGGAGGATGCGTCACGGCCACGCCAGACGGATGCTGGCTGGTGGAGGCGCCGGAGGTGGAGGCCGTCGACGCCACTGGTGCGGGCGACGCGTTCGCCGGCGGGCTGGCGTGGGGGCTGCTGGAGGGGCGGTCGACGATCGACGCCGCCGTGCTCGCGGTGGCGGCGTCGACGATCGCGGTGACCGAGCACGGGTCGCAGGAGGCGTACCCCGACCGGTCCGCGCTCCTCGCCATGGCCGAGCGGGTGGTGGTGCGCGACCTCGACGGCTGA
- a CDS encoding NAD(P)-dependent oxidoreductase — protein MTATTDTSPRATDAVTVLGLGAMGSAIAAAFVERGYRTTVWNRTSSKTAPLVAAGATAAANPADAVAASPITVICLLDTAAVDAVLDSLVGAVAGKVIVDLTSGGPDHARAVARWAEDQGAEHLDGKIMSDPPDIGSGPVTLPVSGSRRAFEAHEQLLRELGTVTYHGEDAGAAAVEFMAQVAACYELLIGFLHTVALVRAEGADTVGFAERLAETVGQLAGLLPTMAHAVETGTYPPDLGPLDVQAALMPDLIAHRDAIGVESVRMREVRELMDRRIADGHGDEGFSGLFELLAVAATPER, from the coding sequence ATGACGGCCACGACCGACACCTCTCCTCGCGCCACCGACGCCGTCACCGTGCTCGGACTCGGCGCCATGGGCTCGGCCATCGCCGCCGCCTTCGTCGAGCGCGGCTACCGCACCACCGTGTGGAACCGCACGTCGAGCAAGACCGCCCCGCTCGTCGCCGCCGGAGCCACCGCCGCGGCGAACCCGGCCGACGCCGTCGCCGCCAGCCCGATCACCGTCATCTGCCTGCTCGACACCGCCGCCGTCGACGCCGTGCTCGACTCGCTCGTGGGAGCGGTCGCCGGCAAGGTGATCGTCGACCTGACCAGCGGCGGCCCCGACCACGCACGCGCCGTGGCCCGATGGGCCGAGGACCAGGGCGCCGAGCACCTCGACGGCAAGATCATGAGCGACCCGCCCGACATCGGGTCCGGGCCCGTGACCCTCCCCGTCAGCGGATCGCGCCGGGCCTTCGAGGCCCACGAGCAGCTCCTGCGGGAGCTGGGCACGGTCACGTACCACGGCGAGGACGCCGGCGCCGCTGCCGTCGAGTTCATGGCCCAGGTCGCGGCCTGCTACGAGCTGCTGATCGGCTTCCTCCACACCGTGGCGCTGGTGCGGGCCGAGGGCGCCGACACCGTCGGCTTCGCCGAGCGCCTGGCCGAAACGGTCGGGCAGCTCGCCGGGTTGCTGCCGACCATGGCGCACGCGGTCGAGACCGGCACGTACCCGCCGGACCTCGGGCCGCTCGACGTGCAGGCCGCTCTGATGCCAGACCTCATCGCCCACCGCGACGCGATCGGGGTGGAGTCGGTGCGCATGCGAGAGGTCCGCGAGCTGATGGACCGCCGCATCGCGGACGGTCACGGCGACGAGGGGTTCTCCGGCCTCTTCGAGCTGCTGGCGGTGGCTGCGACCCCGGAACGTTGA
- a CDS encoding helix-turn-helix domain-containing protein — MIPPARHLLRARDLADRRYAEPLTVRDMAAVAGLSLAHFSREFRQAFGEPPHRYLLTRRLERAAALLRDTDRTVTDICFMVGLTSVGSFTTSFRRVHGLTPTAYRASFPPARRHLRIPACVARAYGRPQNRTFREAAPATRP, encoded by the coding sequence GTGATACCGCCGGCACGACACCTCCTTCGGGCCAGGGATCTGGCCGACCGGCGCTACGCCGAGCCGTTGACGGTGCGCGACATGGCCGCCGTCGCCGGCCTCTCGCTTGCGCACTTCAGCCGGGAGTTCCGGCAGGCGTTCGGCGAGCCGCCCCACCGCTACCTGCTGACCCGACGCCTGGAGCGGGCGGCGGCTCTCCTGCGCGACACCGACCGCACGGTGACCGACATCTGCTTCATGGTGGGCCTGACCAGCGTCGGGTCGTTCACCACGAGCTTCCGCCGGGTGCACGGCCTCACGCCGACCGCCTACCGGGCCAGCTTCCCGCCGGCCCGCCGCCACCTGCGCATCCCCGCCTGCGTGGCGCGGGCGTACGGCCGGCCGCAGAACCGCACGTTTCGAGAAGCCGCGCCGGCGACCCGTCCGTAG
- a CDS encoding VOC family protein — protein sequence MIRIANAQFWVHDQDQALDWYTRTLGWEVRADVSIPEWDFRWLVVGPPGQDDVGLVLMPVPQEPMLDATTSAQLSEIVAKGAGGTLFLETDDCQAAYDELSARGVVFNDPPTPQPYGIDTSFRDPFGNNVRLTQVLEFSLDRG from the coding sequence ATGATCAGGATCGCCAACGCCCAGTTCTGGGTCCACGACCAGGACCAGGCCCTCGACTGGTACACCCGCACGCTCGGCTGGGAGGTGCGCGCCGACGTCAGCATCCCGGAGTGGGACTTCCGCTGGCTCGTGGTCGGCCCGCCCGGCCAGGACGACGTCGGCCTGGTGCTGATGCCCGTCCCCCAGGAGCCGATGCTCGACGCCACGACCAGCGCCCAGCTCTCCGAGATCGTCGCCAAGGGCGCCGGCGGCACGCTCTTCCTCGAGACCGACGACTGCCAGGCGGCCTACGACGAGCTGTCCGCGCGCGGCGTGGTGTTCAACGACCCACCCACCCCTCAGCCCTACGGGATCGACACGTCGTTCCGCGACCCGTTCGGCAACAACGTCCGTCTCACCCAGGTGCTCGAGTTCTCGCTCGACCGCGGCTGA
- a CDS encoding MFS transporter → MGQLATIDRRAAAWGVLAVVVTLAIAIVGSGNLRWFDAALVGYLFGTLLMVFGVVYRYLVWLRRPPTAMLNKRGWQVFRTRRPGRNLLTLPGLIVSQLLLQTFIRSRSTARWLAHQLVFWGCILAALVTFPLVLGLLHFQSVGQNGRQYQAVVAGIETFSFDSRSLFGWITFHLLNISAVLVLGGVFIFLSRRLRDPGALAVERSNDFLALAGLFAVSVTGLALTASNLWMEGRFYIFLNTIHALTVILGLAYIPFGKFFHIFQRPANVGVAYYKQAGAEGEQQTCRRCGEPWASKMQVDDLKVVLPQVGFDYRIGDDAHYQETCPRCRRASVALAQSQRVGGFG, encoded by the coding sequence ATGGGCCAACTCGCGACGATCGACCGTCGGGCGGCGGCATGGGGCGTCCTGGCCGTCGTGGTCACCCTGGCCATCGCCATCGTCGGCAGCGGCAACCTGCGGTGGTTCGATGCCGCACTCGTCGGCTACCTGTTCGGCACGCTGCTCATGGTGTTCGGCGTGGTGTACCGCTACCTCGTGTGGCTGCGCCGCCCGCCGACCGCGATGCTCAACAAGCGGGGCTGGCAGGTGTTCCGCACCCGACGACCGGGCCGGAACCTGCTCACGCTGCCGGGCCTGATCGTCTCCCAGCTGCTGCTCCAGACGTTCATCCGCAGCCGATCGACCGCCCGCTGGCTCGCCCACCAGCTCGTCTTCTGGGGCTGCATCCTCGCCGCGCTCGTCACGTTCCCGCTCGTGCTCGGGCTGCTCCACTTCCAGTCGGTGGGGCAGAACGGCCGGCAGTACCAGGCGGTCGTCGCCGGCATCGAGACGTTCAGCTTCGACAGCCGCAGCCTGTTCGGCTGGATCACCTTCCACCTGCTCAACATCTCCGCCGTGCTCGTCCTCGGCGGCGTGTTCATCTTCCTCTCCCGCCGCCTGCGCGACCCGGGCGCCCTGGCCGTCGAGCGGTCGAACGACTTCCTCGCCCTCGCCGGCCTCTTCGCCGTGTCGGTCACCGGCCTCGCCCTCACCGCGTCCAACCTCTGGATGGAGGGGCGCTTCTACATCTTCCTCAACACGATCCACGCCCTCACCGTCATCCTCGGCCTGGCGTACATCCCGTTCGGCAAGTTCTTCCACATCTTCCAGCGGCCGGCCAACGTCGGCGTCGCCTACTACAAGCAGGCCGGCGCAGAGGGCGAGCAGCAGACGTGCCGGCGCTGCGGCGAACCGTGGGCCTCGAAGATGCAGGTCGACGACCTCAAGGTCGTGCTCCCCCAGGTCGGGTTCGACTACCGCATCGGCGACGACGCTCACTACCAGGAGACATGTCCCCGCTGCCGCCGGGCGTCGGTCGCCCTGGCGCAGTCCCAGCGAGTCGGAGGTTTCGGCTGA
- a CDS encoding molybdopterin oxidoreductase family protein, protein MARPPLTEEELVDRYGPHLNVQPPGGWNAGIEPDREVKTHCCFCGQQCGIILKVKDDEVVGFEPWYEFPFNEGKLCPKGVKRYLQNAHPDRLLHPLERDDQHPDGFRQVSWEHALDRTVAEIQRIQAEHGPDAVAMLSGVSLDNEKSYLVGKFARLALGTANLDYNGRLCMVSAGAANKKALGMDRAPNPWSDIPLADVVFIAGANVAECAPITTSYVWRARDRGAKLIVADPRVTPLARTADVFLGLRPGTDSALMGSILHVLIERDWLDHDFIEQHTLGFEEAAAAVREYTPAWGESITGVPAARIEQAAELWGTSATGMLLHARGIEHHTKGVENVLSCINLGLATGKYGKPGCGVSTITGQGNGQGGREHGHKCDQLPGNRDITNPEHREYIASVWGCDVDEIPGKGLTAEEIVEAIHRGEIKGLLSICFNPVVSLPDTTFTKEALDKLEFYGVIDFFLSETAFHADVVLPGSLHEEDEGTSTNVEGRVIKLNPSKVPPGEARLDWEILLDIAQRLGKGHYFPYTSAKDMFEELRVASSGGTADYGGITWERVEEELGVFWPCPTEDHPGTKRLYEGGVFAHPDGKARFHGVAFRESAEVVDDEYPVWLTTGRVVSQYLSGTQTRRIGPLVAQYPEPLCEIHPRLAEQHGIADGDLVRVTSRRGAMEVPAKVVSTIRPDTVFIPYHWAGRQAANQLTNRALDPVSKIPEYKVSAVRLERVGPSQHVVDQREMDLQ, encoded by the coding sequence ATGGCACGACCACCCCTCACCGAAGAGGAGCTCGTCGACCGCTACGGGCCCCACCTCAACGTGCAACCCCCGGGCGGCTGGAACGCCGGCATCGAACCGGACCGGGAGGTGAAGACGCACTGCTGCTTCTGCGGCCAGCAGTGCGGGATCATCCTCAAGGTCAAGGACGACGAGGTCGTCGGCTTCGAGCCCTGGTACGAGTTCCCGTTCAACGAGGGGAAGCTCTGCCCGAAGGGCGTCAAGCGGTACCTCCAGAACGCCCACCCCGACCGCCTGCTCCACCCGCTCGAGCGCGACGACCAGCACCCCGACGGCTTCCGCCAGGTGTCGTGGGAGCACGCCCTCGACCGCACCGTCGCCGAGATCCAGCGCATCCAGGCCGAGCACGGCCCCGACGCCGTCGCCATGCTCTCCGGCGTCTCGCTCGACAACGAGAAGTCGTACCTCGTCGGCAAGTTCGCCCGCCTCGCCCTCGGCACCGCGAACCTCGACTACAACGGCCGGCTCTGCATGGTGTCCGCGGGCGCCGCCAACAAGAAGGCGCTCGGCATGGACCGGGCCCCCAACCCGTGGAGCGACATCCCGCTCGCCGACGTGGTCTTCATCGCCGGCGCCAACGTGGCCGAGTGCGCCCCGATCACCACCAGCTACGTGTGGCGGGCCCGCGACCGCGGCGCCAAGCTCATCGTCGCCGACCCGCGCGTGACGCCCCTGGCCCGCACCGCCGACGTGTTCCTCGGACTGCGACCGGGCACCGACTCCGCGCTCATGGGCAGCATCCTCCACGTCCTCATCGAGCGCGACTGGCTCGACCACGACTTCATCGAGCAGCACACCCTCGGCTTCGAGGAGGCCGCCGCTGCGGTGCGCGAGTACACCCCGGCGTGGGGTGAGTCGATCACCGGGGTGCCCGCCGCCCGCATCGAGCAGGCCGCCGAGCTGTGGGGCACCTCGGCCACCGGCATGCTGCTGCACGCCCGCGGCATCGAGCACCACACGAAGGGCGTCGAGAACGTCCTGTCGTGCATCAACCTCGGCCTCGCCACCGGCAAGTACGGCAAGCCGGGGTGCGGCGTGTCGACCATCACCGGCCAGGGCAACGGCCAGGGCGGTCGGGAGCACGGGCACAAGTGCGACCAGCTGCCCGGCAACCGCGACATCACCAACCCCGAGCACCGCGAGTACATCGCCTCGGTCTGGGGCTGCGACGTCGACGAGATCCCCGGCAAGGGCCTCACCGCCGAGGAGATCGTCGAGGCGATCCACCGGGGTGAGATCAAGGGCCTGCTGTCGATCTGCTTCAACCCCGTCGTGTCCCTGCCGGACACCACCTTCACCAAGGAGGCGCTCGACAAGCTCGAGTTCTACGGGGTCATCGACTTCTTCCTCTCCGAGACCGCGTTCCACGCCGACGTCGTGCTCCCCGGTTCGCTCCACGAGGAGGACGAGGGCACCTCGACCAACGTCGAGGGACGGGTCATCAAGCTCAACCCGTCGAAGGTCCCGCCGGGCGAGGCCCGCCTCGACTGGGAGATCCTGCTCGACATCGCCCAGCGGCTCGGCAAGGGGCACTACTTCCCGTACACGAGCGCGAAGGACATGTTCGAGGAGCTGCGCGTCGCGTCGAGCGGCGGCACCGCCGACTACGGCGGCATCACCTGGGAGCGCGTCGAGGAGGAGCTCGGCGTGTTCTGGCCCTGCCCCACCGAGGACCACCCCGGCACCAAGCGCCTCTACGAGGGCGGCGTCTTCGCCCACCCCGACGGCAAGGCCCGCTTCCACGGCGTGGCGTTCCGCGAGTCGGCCGAGGTCGTCGACGACGAGTACCCCGTGTGGCTCACGACCGGGCGGGTCGTCAGCCAGTACCTCTCCGGCACCCAGACCCGGCGCATCGGGCCGCTGGTCGCCCAGTACCCCGAGCCCCTGTGCGAGATCCACCCCCGACTGGCCGAGCAGCACGGCATCGCCGACGGCGACCTCGTGCGTGTCACCTCCCGCCGGGGCGCGATGGAGGTGCCGGCCAAGGTCGTGTCCACGATCCGGCCCGACACCGTGTTCATCCCGTACCACTGGGCGGGCCGGCAGGCCGCCAACCAGCTGACCAACCGGGCGCTCGACCCGGTGTCGAAGATCCCCGAGTACAAGGTCTCCGCCGTGCGCCTGGAGCGCGTCGGACCGAGCCAGCACGTCGTCGACCAGCGGGAGATGGACCTCCAGTGA
- a CDS encoding 4Fe-4S dicluster domain-containing protein, giving the protein MFVIDQSRCIGCEACVQACGECGTHRGTSLIHLDVIDRAATTQTAPMVCMHCEDPTCAEVCPADAIKQNEDGVVQSSLKPRCIGCSNCVYGCPFGVPKYMSALDQMMKCDMCYDRTSVGLAPMCASVCPSQALWFGTRERFEATRTGTLVNDWWFGNQQVTTKVHTVAAEPGAVDVTGTPTTAHWLDDPFGLEPSEARS; this is encoded by the coding sequence ATCTTCGTCATCGACCAGAGCCGCTGCATCGGCTGCGAGGCGTGCGTGCAGGCGTGCGGCGAGTGCGGCACCCACCGCGGCACGTCCCTCATCCACCTCGACGTGATCGACCGGGCCGCCACCACCCAGACGGCACCGATGGTGTGCATGCACTGCGAGGACCCGACCTGCGCCGAGGTGTGCCCGGCCGATGCCATCAAGCAGAACGAGGACGGCGTCGTGCAGTCCTCGCTCAAGCCCCGCTGCATCGGCTGCTCCAACTGCGTCTACGGCTGCCCCTTCGGCGTGCCCAAGTACATGTCGGCGCTGGACCAGATGATGAAGTGCGACATGTGCTACGACCGCACGTCGGTCGGACTCGCCCCCATGTGCGCCTCAGTGTGCCCGAGCCAGGCGCTGTGGTTCGGCACCCGGGAGCGCTTCGAGGCCACCCGCACCGGCACGCTCGTGAACGACTGGTGGTTCGGCAACCAGCAGGTCACCACCAAGGTGCACACCGTCGCCGCCGAACCCGGCGCGGTCGACGTCACCGGCACGCCGACCACCGCGCACTGGCTGGACGACCCGTTCGGCCTCGAGCCCTCGGAGGCACGGTCGTGA
- a CDS encoding QcrA and Rieske domain-containing protein, producing MSYRETDTDPPADPVWRQDFPVTAAGEDEVTRREFVRYLVLASGGFALGNVGVAIWSSMREVAPGEPRPIVALDQLPENSAHIFEFPTSADPAILLHLPGGELRAFSQKCTHLGCVVYYEPEAVELECPCHEGFFEATTGEVISGPPQRPLGQIEIEVRDGVVWAVRNLGEAGHA from the coding sequence GTGAGCTACCGCGAGACCGACACCGACCCGCCGGCCGACCCCGTCTGGCGGCAGGACTTCCCCGTCACCGCCGCCGGCGAGGACGAGGTCACCCGCCGCGAGTTCGTGCGCTACCTGGTGCTGGCGTCGGGCGGGTTTGCCCTCGGCAACGTCGGCGTCGCGATCTGGTCGTCGATGCGGGAGGTCGCCCCCGGGGAGCCCCGCCCGATCGTGGCCCTCGACCAGCTGCCCGAGAACTCGGCGCACATCTTCGAGTTCCCGACGAGCGCCGACCCCGCGATCCTCCTCCACCTGCCCGGCGGCGAGCTGCGGGCGTTCAGCCAGAAGTGCACCCACCTCGGCTGCGTCGTCTACTACGAGCCCGAGGCGGTCGAGCTGGAGTGCCCGTGCCACGAGGGGTTCTTCGAGGCCACCACGGGCGAGGTCATCTCCGGTCCGCCCCAGCGACCGCTCGGCCAGATCGAGATCGAGGTGCGCGACGGCGTCGTGTGGGCCGTGCGCAACCTCGGCGAGGCGGGCCACGCATGA
- a CDS encoding DUF6755 family protein: protein MTAPLPPHRTGPRRRHTQREVPVAIGVFVVVLLSLQVFLLTVGLDAFHADDDALAWVTAGFSVLLAAGSAAFYRYLR, encoded by the coding sequence ATGACCGCGCCGCTCCCCCCGCACCGCACCGGCCCCCGGCGGCGGCACACCCAGCGGGAGGTTCCGGTCGCCATCGGGGTGTTCGTCGTCGTGCTCCTCAGCCTCCAGGTCTTCCTCCTCACCGTGGGGCTCGACGCCTTCCACGCCGACGACGACGCCCTGGCGTGGGTCACCGCCGGGTTCTCCGTCCTGCTCGCCGCGGGCAGCGCGGCGTTCTACCGGTACCTGCGATGA